In Gammaproteobacteria bacterium, the sequence GCGCCAGGTGCCCGCACACAAGTTCGAGCGGTGCGCTCGATACACTTGCGGCGTGATCTACGAAAACGCCATCGAAGCGATCGGGCGTACACCCATCGTCCGTCTTTCGCGCGTTCATCCTCCCGGGAATCTCGTCGCGAAACTCGAGTTCCTCAACCCCGGTGGTTCGATCAAAGAGCGGATTGCCGTCACGATGATCGACCGGGCGGAGCAACTCGGCCTCCTCGAGCCCGGCGGCACCATCGTCGAGCCGACCAGCGGCAACACCGGAGTCGGTCTGGCAATCATCGCGGCCATACGCGGCTACAAGGCCATCTTCACCGTTCCGGACAAAGTCTCGAAGGAGAAACAGGACCTCCTGCGCGCGTACGGCGCGACCGTCATCGTCACACCGACGGAACTGCTCCCCGATCATCCGGAGTCCTACTACGGGGTGGCACGGCG encodes:
- a CDS encoding pyridoxal-phosphate dependent enzyme encodes the protein MIYENAIEAIGRTPIVRLSRVHPPGNLVAKLEFLNPGGSIKERIAVTMIDRAEQLGLLEPGGTIVEPTSGNTGVGLAIIAAIRGYKAIFTVPDKVSKEKQDLLRAYGATVIVTPTELLPDHPESYYGVARR